The window TGTCGATATCGGGCATCGTCACGCGCTCCGGATTCAAAAAACGCTCGAAGAGCAATTCGTACTTCAGGGGATCGAGGTTCGTGATGCCCAGGAGATAGGCGACGATGCTGCCCGCCGCCGAGCCGCGCCCCGGACCGACGGCGATTCCCTCGCCGCGCGCATACTTGATGAAATCCCAGACGATGAGAAAGTAGCTGTCATAGCCCATGCGATGGATGATGGAAAGCTCGTAATCGAGCCTTTCGCGCACAGCGGGCGTGATCTTTTCGTAGCGAAGGGGCAGATTCTCCTCGCAGAGCTGCTTTAGGTAGGCCTCGTCCGACATTCCCTCCGGCAACGGAAAATTCGGCAGATGAAGATGCCCGAACTCAAAGTCGACCTTGCATCGCTCGGCGATCTTCTGCGTATTGGCGAGCGCCTCCGGGTGATCGTGAAAAAGCGCCTGCATCTCCTCGGGCGAGCGCATGTAGAACTCCCCTTCGGCATAGCGCATGCGCGTCGGATCATGGACGCCCTTGCCCGTCTGAATCGCGAGCAGGACATCGTGCGCCTCCGTGTCCTCTTTATGCACATAGTGGATGTCGTTCGTCGCCACGAGTCCGACGCCGAACTTCTCCGCCAGCTCAATGACACCCGCGAATGCTGTCTTTTCATCGGGGATTCCATGGTCTTGAATCTCAAGGAAGAAATTCTCTCGTCCAAAGATGTCGATATACTCCTCGACGAGCTTTTCCGCGCGCTCGCGCTCGCCACGCAGGATCGCCTGCGGGATCTCTCCCGCGACGCAGGCGCTGAGGCAGATGAGGCCCTTATGATACTTGCGCAGGATGTCCTTATCGACGCGCGGCTTGTAGTACATGCCCTCTGTATTGGCTAGCGAGACGAGTTTCACCAGGCTTCGATAGCCTTCATCATTCTCCGCAAGAAGAATCAGATGATAGTAGCGCGTGCCGCGCACCTCGGTGCGGTCAAAGCGCGACTCAGGCGCAAGATACGCCTCACAGCCGATGATCGGACGGATTCCCTGCTTCTTCGCTTCCTTATAAAAATCAATGACGCCGTACATCGCCCCGTGATCGGTGATCGCGACGGAATCCATGCCAAGCTCCTTCGTGCGTGCGATAAGCTCGGGAATGCGACTTGCGCCGTCGAGAAGGCTGTAGCATGTATGAACGTGCAAATGTGCAAAGGGAATCTTCGTCATGGCAGCCTCCTCTATCACTCTTTTATGTTTCGCTTCTTCCTATTATAAAGGAAAACGAGCGAACCTTCAACGCTTCTTCATATACGCTTCGGCAACAGCGAGAACATATTCCTGCAGCGCGGCGCCGACAGCGAGATCCCAATCAACATCACCCGCAAAGACCGTATTGGAAACGACGCGGATCGTGAGGAACGGCACATCGTACGTCTGGCAAATTTGCGCGACGGCGTCACCCTCCATCTCCTCAACCGCAGTGCCGTAGAAATCATGCAGGAAGAGCACGCGGTCGACTTGGCAGTTCCAGCTGTCCGCCGTACCGATGACGCCCTCCGTCACGCTTCCTTTCTTGTAGGAGTTCTTGAGCGCGAGCGCCGTCCGAAAGAGACCCTCGTCTGCTCTGTGAAAGACCTCCTGCGTGAAGCGACGCGCTTCCTTGTCGTAGGCAAAGACGCCGAGCTGGTCGAGTGCCTCTTCATCGACACCCTCACCGCGTGCGCGAAAGTGCGATTTCCATGCCGATATATTGACCGTCTCTCTGCCTATGACAATATCGAAATTCTTTAGAACCGGATCATGCGCTCCCGCCGTCCCCTGATTGA of the Selenomonas sputigena genome contains:
- a CDS encoding 5'-methylthioadenosine/S-adenosylhomocysteine nucleosidase, with the protein product MVGGLSDRSGKTYKGEPPLLIQGAMRVETSHIVEQLDALEEYRLGEWYFASGTYHGVPLAVSRTQWGLANAAATTALAMEFFHPCAVINQGTAGAHDPVLKNFDIVIGRETVNISAWKSHFRARGEGVDEEALDQLGVFAYDKEARRFTQEVFHRADEGLFRTALALKNSYKKGSVTEGVIGTADSWNCQVDRVLFLHDFYGTAVEEMEGDAVAQICQTYDVPFLTIRVVSNTVFAGDVDWDLAVGAALQEYVLAVAEAYMKKR